TTCTCTCTACCACCCCATTGGTTATCTTCTCGCCCGTAGCGAGAAAACCTTCCGTTTCCTCCGTATTCCTTCCTCTTTCTGCCCAGGCAAGAGTCACCACTTGTTGTTTCCCTGGCATCCAACCAGATGTGCGCTTTACTTGTTAACCCATCGTAAGTTTCGGGTAGATCTGTACTCAGGTGTTCAATAAGTTCTACTGCAGCCCATGTATGAGTCCCGAGATCCTTTGGCTCTCTGCTAGTCCCCGTACTTGCTGTGTCTCATTTGTGTACCTCACAATGAAATCTCTAGTTTTTTCGTTTTATTTTTGCTTGATGTTGTGCATGGTTATGTGGGTCTTCCTATGCTTCTTCAGCATACTGAACTGTgctttgaatttatttttcagTATTTCGAAGTTGTCTATGCTGGTTCTTGGTAACCCATCGATCCATTCCCGTGCATCATCAGTTAACGAGTACGAGAACGCGTGGCACGTAGTCGGCATATCCCACCTCTGAATTAGGGCTGCTCCGATAAACTTTTTAAGGAAATCATCCGAATCACTCTTCCCGTCATAATACCTTAGGTGTTGTGGGTACTTCATTGTTGCCGGCAGGCGATGGCTTTGTATGGCAAGGGCGAACGGGCTCTCCGGGTTGACCAGGTGAGAAAGGTCAACTGGCTCCGTATCTTCCTACTCGTAGGGGTCATAATCCTGTCGGATCACGTTCCTTCTGGGTCGGGGGAACCCCAGTTGGTTTCCCCTCGGCCTGCCTTCATTCTGCCGTGCCTTTGGATGAATCTCCGGGCCCCTGTTGGCTGTAGGTGAGCGTCCGCGGGGTTGCTCCTGGATTGCTCTTTCCCTTTGAATCGTTGAGGCCAGTCTTTTTTCTACTCGTGCCTCTGTTCTTCTGGGCGGGGTTATGTTTGCCTGAGGCTCTCGCTCTTGTTGGAGAGTTATTCCTCCGGTGGCCCTCCTCGGTGGAAGCTTTGCTTCGATGTACTCATCCACTGAATCAGAGTCATATTCGTTCTCCGGATTCCTGGTGACACCGCGGATTTGGCCGGCTGTCCTCAAACGATTCATAATTGTGCTCAGTACGTCAAAGTTTTCTCGTACATACGCATCATTTATTTCATGCGTTGCTGACGTCGATGCTCTAATGTTTCCTACTGGAGGGACCTGCGTCCGTTGGGTTATGTGTACAAATCCTGGCATGCTCTGTTCCGGGTCGCGCCTCTGGAGGGGGGTTGCCATTAATCCACTATTTCACGGAGGGTTCGTTGCGGGGCCTTTCGGGCTCCGGCCTTGCGGAGATGCAAGAGCTCCAGATGGGCTGCGTCCCTGTGGTGTAGGACTTGCTGACCCTGAGTCCCGTAAGGAAATCGTGGGCCCACTCGGTCCAGGTGGAGGTCCCTCCGGTGCACGTTCTTGTTGAGCGGGACGTTCTAAGGCGCGTTCAGGTACCATAGCCCTATCTGTTGTGTGTTCTTCTACGGCAGAACGTTCTGATGCATGGTTATGCGATGGCGACCCGCCCTGGCGCCTCTCTGGGAACACCCTTGCGGGCTTGTCTCTATCTGGATTATGAAATTCCGATCTTTCTGTGGTGCTTTGAATATTTGACGGTTCGCCCAAGCCCGCACTGTAACCACCTGATGTAGTGGAACGGTGACTTGGCCCAGGCGTACCGAAAGAGAACCCATCGTGAGGATCCAGTTCTCGGGAGTATTCTCCGTCAGCCATTCTGTTGTGATTATTGTGATCGTGGTCGGGGTTTTGTTCTATGTTTTGCTTGCTTATATATTTGGttgtcccacggatggcgccaatttgtttgatcaaataatcgcacaatggctcaaccggaggtgtgaatGGGGTTGTGGATGTTGAACgacgattcccttacggtcagagggtcggagagaccgctttacgccgggTTGTTTGTTGGTCCTAATCCGCTCGAGTTCGCCTTAGGGTTTAAGGGTTTATTCGGAGATCGAATAGGTTGTGTGAGGGTTTTGTATATTGTTCGTATCCCCCCTGTGCCGTGAggctcctcctctatttatatagagggtagataactcggagaggagggtaagagaattagggtaaatctcttcctcctttgtgaatatcttgtttccttcttgaggagatttgtggtattcttgttacctaattatgtccgagtatatcggatcttaatatatatatattcaatagattaattACGAAAGAGATCTACATccaatatttattgtatatctcCTTGGAGCTCGGTATTTGTTACCTATAGAGCTCCGGGATAATAATGTTTAGCGGAGGCAGAGCTTCGTTATGGCTTTACCTGTTCAAAGATGACTTCGGCTTCTGCTTatgcttcgggtacggagctagagctccgtatgggtatatcatcattCGGCATATGCAATATACCCTACTgagcatgaaatttaaaagtcaatCACAGTAGTCTTTATGAGTAAAGGTACTCTAATCAACCTTAGAATAAACATGCTTAGTCAGATACATGCGATAGGTTCTAGAAGAAGCAATTACTACTGAAGAGATcggatatagcaaatgagtaaacttaaaaTGCCATATTGAATAGTCATTTCTCTTGTAGTAACGACTCCCCCTTAAAccattattctatttttgtgtTGCATTTTCTGAATAATCTGGTTCTTGAGAGATAAAAACTAAGGGTTTCTCATTCCAGTTAACTGGACTAGAAACTCAAAACGTGATCGATCAAAGGCCTTGGTGTAAACATCGTATGTAACTCATCATTGCATATTCATCATTGGATAACATCAATCATTAGTTTAATAATCATGTTATtacaaatgatttattaacaagCATATAATAAAGTAATACTTTACATAcactcatttttctcaaaattgttcctttataattaacttataaatCAACATTCATGAGACTTGCACTATGATTTACAAAGATGAAAACTAACAAATAAATACGATAACCTACTATGTTATCTAATGAAACTGTGCCCAGAACTCAGTCACCGATAACCAATACAACATGATCTTCCTTGACTGTGTTCTCCGCACGAAAGATAAGCACCTAGTTGTTGAACGGTACCCAAGCCTCAGTAGACTTGAATTTACCGTCCTCATCTTTCACTGAGACATTTGTCCAATATCCATCACTCTTTGTTGGAGTTCTGGACTTTGAAGGCTGTCTCTTGTTTCTAGGAACCCTCTCTGGAGATATTTCAATCTTTCTCCTTGGACTGTGCTTTCGAAACAAAGATGAACGACCAGTTTTAACCATTCCGTTGAGTCGATCATAGAAATATGTATCATCATTACCAACACGATTGAAAACTTCTCGTTTTGGAGCGGAATTCCTTTTTGGTGTTTTGCCCTGAGCTTGACTGCCATCTGAAGGTTTCTTAGGAGATACACTTCTTGGCCTTCCTTGCTCCTTAGCAGCATACCTTGAGGAATTTCTAGGAGATCCACTCCGTgcgggtgagttattttgagaaatccTTTTGGGCGAAACACTTGTTGACCTTTCTTCAACTTGTTTACccttgttctttctcaattgAACTTTTGCATCTTCAATATCTCGGTCACTTGAGTCACATGAATGCTTTGACTTGCTGGATTTGCTCTTATGTGGACATAAACTTGCTACATGTCCCCTTTCTCTACAAATGAAGCAAGAAACTCTGTCAATAGTCTTCGTCCTCCTTTTTGCATTCTTCTCATGGTGAGTTTGTTGCGTATCATGCATATCAAATGTATGAGAACTCGACATTTTTGACATGATCTCTTGAGACTTCAATTTAGTAGACTTTTCGGAAAGAAACTTTGATGGAGCAAGATGATTGAATTCCGATTTGGTGAGAATGGGATCGTTAGTGAACTTCtttgatgatatttttttaGGACCAAATTTTATGAATTCTTTATTTTGGTGCTCAAAGTCAGTGACATTAACTTCCCAAACTTTGTCAACCAATTCTGGTTCTATACTTTCCAAGGAATATTCCCTTTCAGTAAACACTCTCTGTAATATAATggaaatcgttcgtgttcgagtgcggaagtaaggtgagtaacaatggtggatgtgtgtgtgttagtgtgtgtattgagagagacagaggtatatgtgtggaaagcttggaaatatATTTAGCAA
The Erigeron canadensis isolate Cc75 chromosome 2, C_canadensis_v1, whole genome shotgun sequence DNA segment above includes these coding regions:
- the LOC122587719 gene encoding uncharacterized protein LOC122587719 is translated as MSSSHTFDMHDTQQTHHEKNAKRRTKTIDRVSCFICRERGHVASLCPHKSKSSKSKHSCDSSDRDIEDAKVQLRKNKGKQVEERSTSVSPKRISQNNSPARSGSPRNSSRYAAKEQGRPRSVSPKKPSDGSQAQGKTPKRNSAPKREVFNRVGNDDTYFYDRLNGMVKTGRSSLFRKHSPRRKIEISPERVPRNKRQPSKSRTPTKSDGYWTNVSVKDEDGKFKSTEAWVPFNN